The nucleotide sequence GGCTCCTCTGGACACTGCGGACTTCGTCGGTCTGGATGTTCACAAGGCGATCGTAGACAACCTCTATGAGATGACTAAAGACGCTGCACATTCTACCTTCAAACTTCCCGATTATTTCCAGAAGTTGATCGATAAAGGCGACTTAGGAAGAAAGTCCGGACAAGGTCTTTATAAAATGACTAAAACTCCTGACGGTAAAAAGGAAAAATTATATTACGATATCAAAGGTGACCTGTATGTTCCGGTGCCTAAATTCGATATTCCTTTTATCAAAGAAGCGAACCGCAGGATCGGCGAAGCTGATTATATCGGCGCAATGAATATCGTAAAAGAAGCGAAAGGTTTGGAAGCGGACATTGCTCGTTACTTTATAGCTCGTTACGTAAGCTACTCTCTTTCTATCGTGGGAGAAGTTGTAGAAACCAAAGAAATGAGCGACCTTGCAATGGGAACCGGATTTAACTGGGCTCCAGCATCCGCATTCGTAGACTTCTTAGGCGGACCAAAAGAAGCAATCAGTCTAATCACTAAGGCTAAACTTCCTGTTCCGGATGTATTGGCAAAAGCGAAAGCGGGAAAACCTTTCTATCAACTGAAAGACGTTTTAGACGCTCGTTCTCTTTTTAAAGGATAATAAGGGAGGAAAGATTACATGAAAGATGCAGTTTACGTACTCGGCGGAGAACAAACAGACTTCCAACGTAACTGGACTAAAGAAGGAAAAACCTTCATGTCCTTGTTCAGGGAAGCCGTTCAAGACGGACTAGAAAAAGTTGGTCTTACTCCCGACGAAATCAAAAAGTTAAACAAACAAAATCGTATCGGTGTTTTCGTAGGAAACTTCGACGCGGAACAATATGCAGTCCAAGGACATCTGGGCGCTTTTTTAACTGAAGTTGATCCTTGTTTCTTCGGAGTTCCAGGCGCTCGTTACGAAGCAGCTTGTGCTTCCGGATCCGTCGCTTTAGATGCGGCTCAAACCAAACTTCGCTCCAAAGATTATGATGTAGCGATTGTTGTAGGTATGGAGATCATGAAGACTGTTTCTTCTTCCGTAGGGGGAGACTTCTTAGGAACCGCAGCATATTACGAAAAAGAAGCGAAGGGAGTCCAATTCCCATTCCCTAAACTTTTCGGAAAACTCGCAGACGTCCTTTTAGAGCGTTATAAGTTGGATGAAAAACGTTATATGGGCGCTCTTGCGGAAATTTCCAGAATTAATTACGCAAACGCAAAACGTAACCCTAAAGCTCAAACCCGTTCTTGGTTCATGAACAATGAACACGCAAACGCAAGAGGTGGAGAATTCAATATGGCAGTGGGTGGACGTCTTGCAATCACCGACTGTTCTCAAGTAACTGACGGCGCTGCGTTAGTGGTTCTTGCTAACAAAAATTATGCGGAAGAATTCGCTAAGAAAAAGGGAACTAAACTTTCTGCTTATCCTAAGATCAAAGGATGGGGACATAGAGTAGCTCCCATCACTTTCGAAGCGAAAGTTGCCGAATCCAAAGGAGATAAATGGGTTCTTCCTTGGACTCGCCAAACCGTGAAAGACGCATTCGATCGTTCCGGTCTGAACACTAAAGACATCGACGTTTTCGAAACTCATGACTGTTTCACTTCTTCCGAGTATGCAGCGATCTCCGCATTCGGGATCACTCAACCAGGAAAGGAACATGAAGCGATCGAAGACGGAGTGATCGACTTCCATGGTAAAAAACCGATCAACCCATCCGGTGGACTTATCGGAGCGGGACACCCTGTTGGTGCTTCCGGTGTGAGAATGATGTTAGACATCTACAAACAAGTTACCGGAACCGCAGGTGATTACCAAGTAGAAGGCGCGAAAAACGGACTGATGCTCAATATCGGCGGATCAGCAACCACCAATTACGTGTTCGTAGTCGGAAAATAAATTCTTTCTACAAAAAAAGAATGGAAAAGCCCGGTATTCCCGGGCTTTTCGTTTATATGGGTTTACGCACGGCAAAAGATTGGAATCAATTTTTACTCAGGTTCTTCGTAGCTCTAGGCTTCTGGGAAGTAGCTTCCGTTTCTCTTCGAACTCTTTTATTCTCCACTTTCTATTTTGATCCGAATCTAAAAAACTTCTTCGTTCCTATGTCGCAGGTCTTTTGGATCGGACCCATCGTAGCAGACATATTAGAAGTATTCTTCATTGGAATATTAATATCTCTCGTTAGACCGGCATTACCGTACGGGCTTATTGGCGGACTTCTTGCAGGGATCATTTTTTCCATTGCCGCTTTTGCCGCCCCTGCTCTAGCAATCTCTCAATTCACCGGCGCTTTTCCGGTAAAACTGGTTTGGCTTTGGGTATTCTATCAATCCGTTCTAAGCATATTATCTTGTTTCGTTTTTACGTTCTCAAGCGAAGAAGATTGACTGCACCCGGTTTCATTCCGAATTTTTAGAACTTCATTCCAAATCCAAAAACCTTGGGAGTAAATCCTAACCTGCCAGGGTCCAATCTTCAAAGAGAGATCCTCTTTTCAATAATTGTATGAAAACGATCCTTTGGGTTCTAATATCACTACTTTCTTTCGGGAGTCTTGCAGCAGACCCCAATGACCAAAGCGAGGTCCGCAATATTCCCCTCTATTCCTTGGATTTGGAAAGAAAAACATTATACCAAGAACTCGACCAAATCCCCGAT is from Leptospira sp. WS58.C1 and encodes:
- a CDS encoding acetyl-CoA acetyltransferase, encoding MKDAVYVLGGEQTDFQRNWTKEGKTFMSLFREAVQDGLEKVGLTPDEIKKLNKQNRIGVFVGNFDAEQYAVQGHLGAFLTEVDPCFFGVPGARYEAACASGSVALDAAQTKLRSKDYDVAIVVGMEIMKTVSSSVGGDFLGTAAYYEKEAKGVQFPFPKLFGKLADVLLERYKLDEKRYMGALAEISRINYANAKRNPKAQTRSWFMNNEHANARGGEFNMAVGGRLAITDCSQVTDGAALVVLANKNYAEEFAKKKGTKLSAYPKIKGWGHRVAPITFEAKVAESKGDKWVLPWTRQTVKDAFDRSGLNTKDIDVFETHDCFTSSEYAAISAFGITQPGKEHEAIEDGVIDFHGKKPINPSGGLIGAGHPVGASGVRMMLDIYKQVTGTAGDYQVEGAKNGLMLNIGGSATTNYVFVVGK